One window of the Eschrichtius robustus isolate mEscRob2 chromosome 13, mEscRob2.pri, whole genome shotgun sequence genome contains the following:
- the REP15 gene encoding rab15 effector protein, with translation MGQKPSQPLALKDGKEVLGICEVVSGAIVRAAQKLKEYLGFEDTLSNLCPAPNTLNEIFLIHFVTFCQEKGVDNWLTTTKMTKHQALLFGADWIWTFWGSDKQIRLQLAVQALQMSSLPPVESEPCDPSNPEPRAEGSFSKRSRFDKLEEFCNLIGEDCLGLFIIFGVPGKPKDIRGVVLDSIKRETVRGHLPGGTAVARFILETEDCVSIRELLGNCLSKKDGLREVGKVYISIL, from the coding sequence ATGGGGCAAAAACCATCACAGCCGTTGGCTCTAAAGGACGGCAAAGAGGTTCTCGGCATCTGTGAGGTGGTCAGTGGAGCCATAGTCCGTGCAGCCCAGAAACTGAAGGAGTATCTTGGATTTGAAGACACGCTGAGCAATCTATGCCCAGCTCCAAACACTCTCAATGAGATCTTCTTAATCCACTTCGTCACTTTCTGCCAAGAAAAAGGCGTTGACAACTGGCTTACTACCACCAAGATGACCAAGCACCAAGCCTTACTGTTCGGGGCGGACTGGATTTGGACCTTTTGGGGATCCGATAAGCAAATAAGGCTCCAGCTGGCAGTACAGGCTCTACAGATGTCTTCTCTTCCTCCCGTGGAATCTGAGCCTTGTGACCCCTCCAATCCAGAACCCAGGGCAGAGGGGTCTTTCAGCAAGAGAAGTAGGTTTGATAAGCTGGAAGAATTCTGTAACTTGATAGGAGAGGATTGTCTGGGCCTGTTTATCATCTTTGGTGTGCCAGGAAAGCCTAAAGACATCAGAGGAGTTGTCCTGGACAGTATCAAACGTGAGACAGTGAGGGGCCATCTGCCGGGAGGGACGGCCGTGGCACGATTCATCCTGGAAACTGAAGATTGTGTCTCCATCAGGGAACTGCTTGGAAACTGTCTGAGTAAGAAAGACGGGCTGAGAGAGGTGGGCAAGGTTTATATTAGCATCCTCTGA